One Campylobacter concisus DNA window includes the following coding sequences:
- a CDS encoding lysophospholipid acyltransferase family protein, giving the protein MTQIWQKRGKVAVIFHLGILAMSLKILRAGFLFFFFALICISGDLLLVPVVLLGLNKFKFMQNLCRDLVRVSWGFFIKVTKICGYLDYKFELSKLNGGSNLVIANHPSLLDVVFLVSKFKRINCIVKGELGKNIFLFAAIRACNYIPNTNNEEFLQKSVDVLKSGENLLIFPEGTRTKEEIIFHKAAAYMGIKGASNVVCVGINMAPRSLRKNEPWYKTPDEKIKYVFKELKKFEVSEFLKDRPSPVRARALHDEISKIYKEEFSERTS; this is encoded by the coding sequence TTGACCCAAATTTGGCAAAAACGTGGCAAAGTAGCAGTCATTTTTCATCTTGGAATTTTAGCTATGAGCCTTAAAATTTTAAGAGCTGGATTTTTATTTTTCTTTTTTGCGCTAATTTGCATAAGTGGCGACCTTTTGCTAGTGCCAGTCGTGCTTTTGGGGCTAAATAAATTTAAATTTATGCAAAATTTATGCCGTGATCTTGTTAGAGTTTCTTGGGGATTTTTTATAAAAGTTACTAAAATTTGTGGGTATCTGGACTATAAATTTGAGCTTAGCAAGCTAAATGGTGGCTCAAATTTAGTCATCGCAAACCACCCTTCGCTACTTGATGTGGTCTTTTTGGTCTCAAAATTTAAAAGGATAAACTGCATCGTAAAGGGCGAGCTTGGCAAAAATATATTTTTATTTGCGGCTATTAGGGCGTGCAACTACATACCAAACACAAATAACGAGGAATTTTTACAAAAAAGCGTAGATGTTTTAAAAAGCGGCGAAAATTTGCTCATTTTCCCAGAGGGCACACGCACGAAAGAGGAGATCATCTTTCATAAAGCAGCCGCATACATGGGCATAAAAGGCGCGTCTAACGTGGTTTGCGTTGGTATAAATATGGCTCCAAGAAGCCTTAGAAAAAATGAGCCATGGTACAAAACGCCAGATGAAAAGATAAAGTATGTCTTTAAAGAGCTAAAGAAATTTGAAGTTAGTGAGTTTTTAAAAGATAGGCCAAGCCCCGTAAGGGCGAGAGCCTTGCATGATGAGATAAGTAAAATTTATAAGGAGGAATTTAGTGAAAGAACTAGTTAA
- a CDS encoding beta-ketoacyl synthase chain length factor: protein MKFQVDFYDAIAYGEISEDLARYKKEFDLAKIPPMQRRRLSSAAKCAFSLLSSFESIDMPVIFSSYEGEINRCFELETALAKAEPVSPTSFSLSVHNAISSLLSIEAKNHNEILAISSFSPVEDALQAAFLRLNDGYEKVLILAYHESISQSYFDEKKPSFMLALVVSKAKDKRVLTLKRVEKEEEISENLLQSFIINFDPNLAKTWQSSSHFSSWNFSYEP from the coding sequence ATGAAATTTCAAGTTGATTTTTATGACGCTATAGCTTATGGTGAGATCAGCGAGGATCTGGCTAGATACAAAAAAGAATTTGATCTAGCAAAGATCCCGCCGATGCAAAGAAGGAGGCTAAGTAGTGCTGCAAAGTGCGCTTTTAGCCTGCTTAGTAGTTTTGAGAGCATCGACATGCCAGTAATTTTTAGCTCCTATGAGGGCGAGATAAATCGCTGTTTTGAGCTAGAAACTGCGCTTGCAAAGGCTGAGCCAGTATCGCCAACGTCGTTTTCACTCTCTGTGCATAACGCTATCTCATCGCTTCTTAGCATCGAAGCTAAAAATCACAATGAAATTCTAGCCATTTCTTCTTTTAGCCCAGTAGAAGACGCGCTGCAAGCTGCGTTTTTAAGGCTAAATGACGGATATGAAAAGGTGCTCATCCTTGCCTATCATGAGTCGATATCGCAGAGCTATTTTGATGAGAAAAAGCCATCATTTATGCTAGCGCTTGTCGTCTCAAAGGCAAAAGATAAGAGAGTTTTAACTCTAAAAAGAGTGGAAAAAGAAGAAGAAATTTCAGAAAATTTACTGCAAAGCTTCATCATAAATTTTGACCCAAATTTGGCAAAAACGTGGCAAAGTAGCAGTCATTTTTCATCTTGGAATTTTAGCTATGAGCCTTAA
- a CDS encoding acyl carrier protein produces the protein MSEVEIFEILKKALIELFEIDESKIKPETRIYEDLQIDSIDAIDMIDYIKRQTGYRLMPEDFKNVKTLDDIVKAVAKKFEA, from the coding sequence ATGAGCGAAGTAGAAATTTTTGAAATTTTAAAGAAGGCTTTGATCGAGCTTTTTGAGATAGACGAGAGCAAGATAAAGCCTGAAACTAGGATATATGAGGACTTACAGATAGATAGCATAGATGCTATTGATATGATTGATTACATCAAGCGCCAAACTGGTTATAGACTGATGCCAGAAGACTTTAAAAACGTAAAAACGCTTGATGATATCGTAAAAGCCGTAGCAAAGAAATTTGAAGCATAA
- a CDS encoding phosphopantetheine-binding protein — MKELVNEIKELIITSLNLEDMKPSDIDENAPLFSEGLGLDSVDALELGLAVQKKYGLVLDSKTANLKEIFFSVSSLAKYIYENRK, encoded by the coding sequence GTGAAAGAACTAGTTAATGAGATAAAAGAGCTGATCATTACAAGCTTAAATTTAGAGGATATGAAGCCAAGCGATATCGACGAGAACGCACCGCTTTTTAGCGAAGGGCTCGGGCTTGACAGCGTCGATGCACTAGAGCTTGGGCTTGCTGTGCAGAAAAAATATGGCCTCGTGCTTGACTCAAAGACAGCAAATTTAAAAGAGATATTCTTTAGCGTATCTTCTCTTGCAAAATACATTTACGAAAATAGGAAATAA